The Planctomycetota bacterium genome window below encodes:
- a CDS encoding amidohydrolase: protein MTVDVHSHTWQYPQHFTDDFRRQAQRARAGREVDLSVRYDEYQKTVPPGTRTVVFGGKARLSGVWVDDAYVASYVAAHPDTLTGFLSVDPTQSGWQEEMWHGHETLGLRGIKLLPMYAGFRPDEARLDPLWQYATEHRLPVLLHTGTTFVAQAPLECTLPRHLDAVAIRWPEVRIIMAHLGHPYEAECVVTIRKHPNVYADISALHYRPFQLYHSLMLVQEYGVWDKLLFGSDYPFTTVNASIDGLRALNQMTVGTGLPRLNEAAIEALINRDALKILGIE, encoded by the coding sequence ATGACCGTTGACGTTCACTCCCACACGTGGCAGTACCCCCAGCACTTTACCGACGATTTTCGCCGGCAGGCTCAGCGTGCGCGCGCCGGTCGCGAAGTCGATCTGTCGGTGCGCTATGACGAATATCAAAAGACCGTGCCCCCCGGCACACGCACCGTGGTCTTCGGCGGCAAGGCCCGGCTGAGCGGCGTGTGGGTCGACGACGCCTACGTGGCCAGCTACGTCGCGGCGCACCCCGACACGCTGACTGGCTTTCTCTCGGTCGATCCGACCCAATCGGGCTGGCAAGAGGAAATGTGGCACGGGCACGAAACGCTCGGCCTGCGCGGCATCAAGCTGCTGCCGATGTACGCCGGGTTTCGCCCCGACGAAGCCCGGCTTGATCCGCTGTGGCAATACGCCACCGAGCATCGCTTGCCGGTGCTGCTGCACACCGGGACGACGTTCGTGGCGCAGGCCCCGCTCGAATGCACCCTGCCGCGCCACCTCGACGCGGTCGCCATCCGCTGGCCCGAGGTGCGGATCATCATGGCCCACCTGGGGCATCCGTACGAGGCCGAGTGCGTGGTGACGATTCGCAAGCACCCGAACGTCTATGCCGACATCAGCGCGCTTCACTATCGGCCGTTCCAGCTCTATCACAGCCTGATGCTGGTGCAAGAGTATGGCGTGTGGGACAAGCTGCTGTTCGGCAGCGACTATCCGTTCACGACGGTCAACGCTTCGATCGACGGGCTGAGGGCGCTCAACCAGATGACCGTCGGCACCGGCCTGCCGCGATTGAACGAAGCGGCGATCGAAGCGCTAATCAACCGCGACGCGCTCAAGATTCTGGGGATTGAGTAG
- a CDS encoding DUF1080 domain-containing protein, with protein sequence MFNLLHRFLIIALIVLSQSQAVRAEDKAAPEVAPRAETSETIELFNGRDLKGWVGHEKYWSVQGGVIVGKNTDPIAVSTYLLTERKFTDFRLVFDFKLVESEMHSGISLWGRVAPERGDPYTYAGHLVMFPSGYGFWDLYGRSMIHKNAEVAKPLGKQHDWNHMEILAQGNRIRFALNGKLVSDWREPEPDRIKEAPIGLQLHSNKVPQEVQFKNLTLETFPADKLLTVEGK encoded by the coding sequence ATGTTCAACTTGCTGCACCGGTTTCTGATTATCGCATTGATCGTGTTGTCACAAAGCCAGGCGGTTCGGGCGGAAGACAAGGCCGCTCCCGAAGTGGCGCCGCGCGCAGAAACGAGCGAAACGATTGAGCTATTCAACGGGCGTGACCTGAAGGGCTGGGTCGGCCACGAGAAGTATTGGTCGGTCCAGGGCGGCGTGATCGTGGGTAAGAACACCGACCCGATTGCCGTCAGCACCTACCTGCTCACCGAGCGCAAGTTCACCGACTTCCGACTGGTGTTCGACTTCAAATTGGTCGAGTCGGAAATGCACTCCGGCATTTCGCTGTGGGGACGCGTGGCGCCCGAACGGGGCGATCCGTACACCTATGCGGGGCATCTGGTGATGTTCCCGTCGGGCTATGGCTTTTGGGATTTGTACGGCCGCTCGATGATTCACAAGAACGCCGAAGTGGCCAAGCCGTTGGGCAAACAGCACGACTGGAACCACATGGAGATTCTGGCCCAGGGCAACCGGATTCGCTTTGCGCTGAACGGCAAGCTGGTTTCTGACTGGCGCGAGCCCGAGCCTGACCGGATCAAGGAAGCGCCGATTGGTTTGCAGCTTCACTCGAACAAAGTGCCGCAAGAAGTGCAGTTCAAGAACCTGACGCTCGAGACGTTCCCGGCGGACAAGCTGCTGACCGTTGAAGGAAAATAG
- a CDS encoding urea transporter: MPLVSLATEPFVRLWRLASGLVRAYAEVFFLSRATVGLVLLVGTLLNWNVGVCGLIAVAAACLFARLVGMGSRLLESGFYTYNPLLVGLSLGAKLSLTPLTAVLIAIAGMMTFMLTAAAVHVLRYYFSLPVLTLPFVLAGAVAHVAALHYSSLPVEPRAVAPYLAGDFGLPLLIPAFFKTLGCIFFVPSVPIGMVFSLILWVRSRILFFLAVGGYAFGVLLRGSLVGSYEQAAGDMMNFNFMLVAMALGGVFLVPSWSSFLIAAVGVAVSMVLVDAVQVFSYAFAVPFYTLPFNLVTLGVVYALTICQYQGMTRYFGATPEETLENDLVRRARFDHAGRGLALPFHGAWSVWQGCDGPWTHKGPWQHAFDFVITDHEGNTHADDGTELKDYYCFRKPVLSPCRARVVAVVDDLPDNPINRVNKTHNWGNYVLLLDDRGFYVELSHFAYQSIKVRVGDRVEPGHLLGLCGNSGYSPQPHLHIHVQLAEPLGSPTVPFSFVRYATEQTFFADARPQCGERVEPAAVLPTLDAATDYLLNQTLCFDLFEHDRPAGKLELAVKMAVDGTLYFESSAGGRLYFGKHNGTFYCYRLDGSDRWLAAMYRALPSLPLVRAGRWQWNDVVPIGLVASGWRRALAHLVAPFFGGAALAHTSHRYVAEGVIETVATSAMWGIAQKATAEVDELDGLMWIETGGLELVRTADTLTEESPVDDTDVVSRSAQPSSRPAASRDTGNVVSVADSAHDESAIATE; this comes from the coding sequence ATGCCTCTCGTTTCGCTTGCTACCGAGCCGTTCGTTCGTCTCTGGCGCTTGGCCAGCGGGCTGGTCCGCGCTTATGCCGAAGTCTTCTTCCTCAGCCGCGCGACCGTCGGGCTGGTGCTGCTGGTCGGGACGTTGCTGAACTGGAACGTCGGCGTGTGCGGGTTGATCGCCGTGGCGGCGGCTTGCTTGTTCGCCCGGCTGGTGGGCATGGGAAGCCGGCTGCTCGAATCCGGCTTTTACACTTACAACCCGTTGCTCGTCGGCTTGTCGCTGGGGGCCAAGCTGTCGCTCACGCCGCTGACGGCGGTGCTGATCGCCATTGCTGGCATGATGACGTTCATGCTGACCGCCGCGGCGGTACACGTGCTGCGCTATTATTTCAGCCTGCCGGTGCTGACGCTGCCGTTCGTGCTGGCCGGCGCCGTGGCCCATGTGGCGGCGCTCCATTATTCGAGCTTGCCGGTCGAACCCCGGGCCGTGGCGCCGTACCTGGCGGGTGATTTCGGACTGCCCCTGTTGATCCCGGCGTTCTTCAAAACACTGGGCTGCATTTTCTTTGTCCCCAGCGTCCCGATCGGCATGGTCTTCAGCCTCATCCTCTGGGTGCGCTCGCGCATTTTGTTCTTCCTGGCCGTGGGGGGCTATGCGTTCGGCGTACTCTTGCGCGGCTCGCTGGTAGGTTCGTACGAGCAAGCGGCCGGCGACATGATGAACTTCAACTTCATGCTCGTGGCGATGGCCCTCGGCGGCGTATTCCTGGTCCCAAGCTGGTCGTCGTTTCTGATCGCTGCCGTCGGCGTGGCGGTGTCGATGGTGCTGGTCGACGCGGTGCAAGTCTTTAGCTACGCCTTTGCCGTGCCGTTCTATACGCTGCCGTTCAATCTGGTGACGCTGGGCGTGGTCTATGCCTTGACAATCTGCCAGTACCAGGGAATGACGCGCTACTTTGGCGCGACGCCGGAAGAAACCTTGGAAAACGACCTGGTCCGTCGCGCGCGGTTCGACCATGCCGGCCGCGGACTGGCGTTGCCGTTCCATGGCGCGTGGAGCGTCTGGCAAGGTTGCGACGGCCCCTGGACGCACAAGGGCCCCTGGCAGCACGCTTTCGACTTTGTCATCACCGATCACGAGGGGAACACCCACGCCGATGACGGAACCGAGCTAAAGGACTACTACTGCTTCCGCAAGCCGGTCCTCTCGCCGTGTCGCGCCCGAGTGGTGGCCGTGGTTGACGACCTGCCCGACAATCCGATCAATCGGGTCAACAAGACGCACAACTGGGGCAACTATGTGCTGCTCCTGGACGATCGCGGTTTCTACGTCGAGCTGTCCCACTTTGCCTATCAGTCGATCAAGGTCCGCGTCGGCGATCGGGTCGAGCCGGGGCATCTGCTCGGCCTGTGCGGCAACTCGGGCTACTCGCCGCAGCCGCACTTGCATATTCACGTGCAACTGGCCGAGCCGCTCGGGAGCCCGACGGTCCCATTCAGCTTCGTCCGTTACGCCACCGAGCAGACGTTCTTTGCCGACGCCCGGCCGCAATGCGGCGAGCGTGTCGAGCCGGCCGCCGTGCTGCCGACGTTGGACGCGGCGACCGACTACCTGCTGAACCAGACGCTCTGTTTCGATCTGTTCGAGCACGATCGTCCAGCGGGCAAGCTGGAATTGGCTGTCAAAATGGCCGTCGACGGGACGCTGTACTTCGAGTCATCGGCCGGCGGGCGGTTGTACTTTGGCAAGCACAACGGGACGTTCTACTGCTACCGGCTCGATGGATCGGACCGCTGGCTGGCGGCCATGTATCGCGCACTGCCAAGCTTGCCGTTGGTCCGCGCCGGGCGCTGGCAATGGAACGACGTCGTGCCCATTGGGCTGGTCGCCTCGGGCTGGCGGCGGGCGTTGGCCCACCTGGTCGCGCCATTCTTCGGCGGCGCGGCACTGGCCCACACTTCGCACCGTTACGTGGCCGAAGGGGTGATCGAAACCGTCGCCACGTCGGCCATGTGGGGTATCGCCCAGAAAGCCACGGCCGAAGTCGACGAGTTAGACGGCTTGATGTGGATTGAAACCGGCGGGCTGGAACTGGTCCGCACCGCCGACACGCTCACCGAGGAAAGCCCTGTCGATGACACCGACGTTGTCAGCCGATCGGCTCAGCCGAGCAGCCGCCCCGCTGCGAGCCGTGACACTGGCAACGTCGTGTCAGTCGCCGACTCGGCCCACGACGAATCGGCCATCGCCACCGAATAA
- a CDS encoding alanine racemase, translating into MKATYEKPFIMKLQSRLMNKFGTQRRSNQRVRKAIEGVAISELVEKYGSPLFVYSERALRRRYRQLHSAFTTRYPNVTFGWSYKTNYLKAICGLMHQEGAHAEIVSKMEYEKAKALGVPGEQIIFNGPYKPADVLMRAVAERATINVDHLDEIDDLDRIATRLGRTISVGIRLNMDVGIYPQWSRFGFNLESGQAMDAVKRIARSGRLRLNGLHCHLGTFVMDETAYARQVEKMVRFGYEVRDLFGFELEYLDIGGGFPSRSKLKGTYLAPDVSVPSIDDYAEQVCDALANSLAPGHRPRLIVEAGRTLVDEAGYLVTTIQASKRLADGTRAYVADAGINLLFTSFWYKFHVEVDREVSGPQETSVVYGPMCMNIDAIDEGISLPPLDRGHRLVFSPVGAYNNTQWLQFIEYRPNVVMVMENGDVELIRHHEDLSDIERRELLPERLTPELSPSRQLRAV; encoded by the coding sequence ATGAAAGCCACGTACGAAAAACCGTTCATCATGAAGCTGCAAAGCCGGCTGATGAACAAGTTCGGCACCCAGCGCCGCAGCAACCAGCGCGTGCGCAAAGCGATCGAAGGGGTGGCGATCTCCGAGCTGGTCGAAAAGTACGGCTCCCCGCTGTTCGTCTACAGCGAACGGGCCTTGCGCCGCCGCTACCGTCAATTGCACAGCGCCTTCACTACCCGCTATCCGAACGTCACCTTCGGCTGGTCGTACAAGACGAACTACCTTAAGGCGATCTGCGGCCTGATGCACCAGGAAGGGGCCCACGCCGAGATCGTCTCGAAGATGGAGTACGAAAAGGCCAAGGCACTCGGCGTGCCAGGCGAGCAGATCATCTTCAACGGCCCTTACAAGCCGGCCGATGTATTAATGCGCGCCGTGGCCGAACGGGCCACGATCAACGTCGACCACCTGGACGAGATCGACGATCTCGATCGCATTGCCACGCGGCTGGGACGGACGATTTCGGTGGGCATTCGGCTGAACATGGACGTCGGCATCTATCCGCAATGGTCCCGGTTTGGCTTCAATCTGGAATCGGGCCAGGCGATGGATGCCGTCAAGCGCATCGCGCGCAGCGGCCGCCTGCGGCTCAATGGCCTGCACTGTCATCTAGGCACGTTCGTGATGGACGAAACGGCCTACGCGCGCCAGGTCGAGAAGATGGTCCGCTTTGGTTACGAGGTACGTGACCTGTTCGGCTTCGAACTTGAATATCTCGACATCGGCGGCGGCTTCCCCTCGCGGAGCAAGCTGAAGGGGACGTACCTGGCTCCGGATGTGTCGGTCCCCTCGATCGACGACTATGCCGAGCAGGTCTGCGACGCGCTGGCCAATTCGCTGGCTCCGGGGCACCGACCGCGGTTGATCGTCGAAGCCGGCCGCACGCTGGTCGACGAGGCGGGCTACCTGGTCACGACGATCCAGGCCTCGAAGCGGTTGGCCGACGGCACGCGCGCCTATGTGGCCGACGCCGGAATCAATCTGCTCTTCACGTCGTTCTGGTACAAGTTCCACGTCGAGGTCGATCGCGAAGTTTCCGGCCCCCAGGAAACCAGCGTCGTCTACGGCCCCATGTGCATGAACATCGACGCCATCGACGAAGGGATCAGCCTGCCCCCGCTGGACCGCGGCCACCGGCTCGTCTTCTCGCCAGTCGGCGCCTACAACAACACCCAGTGGTTGCAGTTCATCGAGTATCGCCCCAACGTGGTGATGGTCATGGAAAATGGCGATGTCGAGTTGATCCGCCATCACGAAGATTTGTCCGACATCGAGCGGCGCGAGCTGCTGCCCGAGCGATTAACGCCCGAGCTGTCGCCATCGCGTCAATTGCGGGCCGTCTGA
- a CDS encoding ATP-grasp domain-containing protein: MRTLRIGVSGINAADNPGPGTGIARSLKEDRELNVELIGLAYDALEPGIYMDWLFDRSFTLPYPSTEGREFLDRLLEIQAGEGLDWVIPNLDVELPLYIKYADELARNGIQTFLPTMSQFRLRGKDKLPEIAARIDMAVPKTAVVSSEEMLYEACEKIGYPVMVKGAYYQAFRAYTALEAVAKFRAIAAEWGYPVIVQQVITGEEVNLVGVGDGRGGLLGSVAMKKVSLTSLGKVWSAVTLKNAALQQAAERLVAALNWRGPFELECMLDPSDDELYLIEINPRFPAWSYFATGVGINLPGRMIRHASGMPVAELPDYEAGQLFMRYTYEMVTDMQRLQSLMMRGGSL; encoded by the coding sequence ATGCGCACGTTGCGAATCGGCGTCTCGGGCATCAACGCCGCCGACAACCCGGGGCCAGGGACCGGCATCGCCCGCAGCCTGAAAGAAGATCGCGAGCTGAACGTCGAGCTGATCGGGCTGGCGTACGACGCGCTCGAGCCCGGCATTTACATGGACTGGCTGTTCGACCGCTCGTTCACGCTTCCCTACCCTTCGACCGAGGGACGCGAGTTCCTCGATCGGTTGCTCGAAATCCAAGCCGGCGAAGGGCTCGACTGGGTGATTCCAAATCTCGACGTGGAACTGCCCCTTTACATCAAGTACGCCGACGAGCTGGCGCGGAACGGCATTCAAACCTTCTTGCCGACCATGTCGCAGTTCCGTCTGCGCGGCAAGGACAAGTTGCCCGAGATCGCCGCCCGCATTGATATGGCCGTTCCCAAGACGGCTGTCGTGTCGAGCGAAGAGATGTTGTACGAGGCCTGCGAAAAGATCGGCTATCCGGTGATGGTCAAAGGGGCCTATTACCAGGCGTTCCGGGCGTACACCGCGCTCGAGGCCGTGGCCAAGTTCCGCGCTATCGCCGCCGAGTGGGGCTACCCGGTCATTGTGCAACAGGTGATCACCGGCGAAGAGGTGAACCTGGTCGGCGTCGGCGACGGACGCGGCGGTCTGCTCGGCTCGGTGGCGATGAAAAAGGTTTCGCTCACGTCGCTAGGCAAAGTCTGGTCGGCGGTCACCTTGAAGAATGCCGCGCTGCAGCAAGCCGCCGAACGGTTGGTCGCGGCGCTGAATTGGCGCGGGCCGTTCGAGCTGGAATGTATGCTCGATCCGTCGGACGACGAGTTGTACCTGATCGAAATCAATCCTCGCTTTCCGGCCTGGTCGTACTTTGCCACCGGCGTGGGGATCAACTTGCCCGGTCGGATGATCCGCCACGCCAGCGGCATGCCCGTGGCCGAGTTGCCCGACTACGAAGCGGGCCAGTTGTTCATGCGTTACACCTACGAAATGGTCACCGATATGCAGCGGTTGCAAAGCCTGATGATGCGCGGAGGTTCCCTATGA
- a CDS encoding PqqD family protein, translating into MSNPTRLSHLTINPDGFLFDPTSGDSFVANPVAVAVLESLRDGGDEADAVAALTTRFEVSETEATRDVADLMVRLRSLHLL; encoded by the coding sequence ATGAGCAACCCGACGCGACTTTCGCATCTGACGATCAACCCCGATGGGTTCCTGTTTGACCCGACTTCGGGGGACAGCTTTGTCGCCAACCCGGTGGCGGTCGCGGTCCTCGAATCGCTGCGCGACGGCGGCGACGAAGCCGACGCCGTGGCCGCGCTGACCACCCGGTTTGAAGTTTCCGAGACCGAAGCCACCCGCGACGTCGCCGACCTGATGGTCCGGCTCCGTTCGCTCCACCTGCTGTAA
- a CDS encoding MFS transporter — protein MATAIERPWYKELTGYHWFVFVVAALGWLFDCLDQQLFVLARPAAMAELVTGIDDPKLLEIARRDAGNWATSLFLIGWASGGLFFGVLGDRIGRAKTMMWTIILYSLFTGLNSFATGPWTFSLFRFLTGLGVGGEFAVGVALIAEVMPARARPYTLGLLQALSALGNVSAALINMGLGVAEEEGLVTSPWRIMFLVGAVPALLALVIRSKLKEPEQWQKASHDQAVAKQLGSYSELFTNPRWRKNAIIGLLLACSGVIGLWAVGFFAPDLTRYVQRKRVATEVYTELAAKADAGDKKDVAAKYRQLIDLERAAATSGYQVPEELKAARNDAEPIVQGRLSRWASYTSIMINIGAFCGMFGFTALSQKIGRKPTFALALVAAFVSTASVFWFLSEFWQIFVLVPIMGFCQLSLFGGYAVYFPELFPTRLRSTGTSFCYNVGRFVAAGGPLVKSQLESAFRDTPEPLRYAGVAMCAVFLIGLFVLPFAPETKGQPLPE, from the coding sequence ATGGCCACCGCGATCGAACGTCCCTGGTACAAAGAACTTACCGGCTATCACTGGTTCGTGTTCGTGGTGGCCGCCCTGGGTTGGCTATTCGACTGCTTGGATCAGCAGTTGTTTGTCCTGGCACGACCGGCCGCCATGGCGGAGTTGGTCACGGGGATCGACGATCCGAAGTTACTGGAAATAGCGCGACGCGACGCGGGCAACTGGGCGACAAGTCTGTTTTTGATTGGCTGGGCGTCGGGTGGATTGTTCTTTGGCGTGCTCGGCGACCGGATCGGCCGCGCCAAGACCATGATGTGGACCATCATCCTATATTCACTTTTTACCGGGTTGAACTCGTTTGCCACCGGGCCTTGGACGTTTTCCCTCTTTCGTTTTCTGACCGGACTCGGCGTCGGTGGTGAGTTTGCCGTCGGTGTCGCGCTGATTGCCGAAGTCATGCCGGCGCGCGCGCGACCCTATACGCTGGGATTATTGCAAGCGCTTTCCGCGCTCGGAAATGTGAGCGCGGCACTGATCAATATGGGGCTCGGCGTGGCCGAAGAAGAAGGTTTGGTGACCAGCCCGTGGCGGATCATGTTTCTGGTCGGCGCGGTCCCGGCGTTGTTGGCCTTGGTCATTCGCAGTAAGCTGAAAGAACCCGAGCAATGGCAGAAGGCTTCGCATGACCAGGCGGTTGCCAAGCAGCTTGGTTCGTACTCCGAACTGTTTACCAACCCACGCTGGCGCAAAAACGCGATCATTGGATTGTTGCTGGCGTGTTCCGGGGTCATCGGCTTGTGGGCGGTCGGCTTCTTTGCGCCCGACCTGACGCGGTATGTCCAGCGCAAACGCGTCGCCACCGAAGTCTATACCGAACTGGCCGCCAAGGCCGACGCTGGCGACAAGAAGGACGTCGCCGCGAAGTATCGGCAATTGATCGATCTGGAGCGGGCGGCGGCCACGTCGGGATACCAGGTGCCCGAGGAGTTAAAAGCGGCTCGGAACGACGCGGAGCCAATCGTGCAAGGACGCCTTTCGCGCTGGGCTAGCTACACCTCGATCATGATCAATATCGGCGCCTTTTGTGGGATGTTCGGGTTTACGGCCTTGTCCCAAAAGATCGGCCGCAAGCCGACGTTCGCGCTGGCGTTGGTGGCGGCGTTTGTCAGCACCGCTTCGGTGTTCTGGTTCCTCAGCGAGTTTTGGCAGATCTTTGTGCTGGTGCCGATCATGGGCTTTTGCCAGTTGTCGTTGTTCGGCGGTTACGCGGTCTATTTTCCGGAATTGTTCCCGACGCGACTGCGCAGCACCGGCACGTCGTTCTGCTACAACGTCGGTCGCTTTGTGGCCGCCGGTGGGCCGTTGGTTAAATCGCAGTTGGAAAGCGCCTTTCGCGACACGCCCGAGCCGCTCCGGTATGCCGGCGTGGCGATGTGCGCCGTATTCCTGATCGGCTTGTTCGTCCTGCCATTCGCTCCGGAAACGAAGGGACAACCGCTGCCGGAGTAA